A single window of [Clostridium] hylemonae DSM 15053 DNA harbors:
- a CDS encoding IMP cyclohydrolase encodes MEMRSIEKELQENSYPGRGIIIGRSEDGTKAVAAYFIMGRSVNSRNRIFVEDGEGIRTQAFDESKLTDPSLIIYAPVRVLGNKTIVTNGDQTDTIYEGMDRQMTFEQSLRSREFEPDGPNYTPRISGIMHVENGGYSYAMSILKSNNGSPESCNRFTFAYENAAPGEGHFIHTYMHDGDPLPSFEGEPKLVSIPDDMNTFTDMLWDSLNEDNKVSLFVRYIDIATGTYETKIINKNQ; translated from the coding sequence ATGGAAATGCGATCAATTGAAAAGGAACTGCAGGAGAATTCTTATCCGGGACGCGGTATCATAATCGGGAGAAGTGAAGACGGGACAAAGGCAGTGGCCGCTTATTTTATCATGGGCAGAAGCGTTAACAGCAGGAACCGTATCTTTGTGGAGGACGGTGAGGGAATACGTACGCAGGCATTTGACGAATCAAAGCTTACGGACCCAAGTCTGATCATCTATGCACCGGTCCGCGTGCTTGGCAATAAAACGATCGTAACAAACGGAGACCAGACAGATACGATTTACGAAGGCATGGACAGGCAGATGACATTTGAGCAGTCATTGAGAAGCCGCGAGTTTGAGCCTGACGGACCGAACTATACACCGCGTATCTCCGGTATCATGCATGTGGAAAACGGCGGGTACAGTTACGCGATGTCTATATTAAAGAGTAACAACGGCAGCCCCGAGTCATGCAACAGATTCACATTCGCATATGAAAACGCAGCGCCGGGAGAAGGGCATTTCATCCATACTTACATGCATGACGGCGATCCGCTTCCAAGCTTTGAGGGTGAACCAAAGCTTGTTTCAATTCCTGACGATATGAATACATTTACAGATATGCTGTGGGACAGTCTGAATGAAGACAATAAAGTGTCATTATTTGTCCGCTATATTGACATTGCGACAGGCACATATGAAACTAAGATCATAAACAAGAATCAGTAA
- a CDS encoding phosphoribosylaminoimidazolecarboxamide formyltransferase: protein MKELELKYGCNPNQKPSRIYAADGGELPIQVLNGRPGYINFMDAFNGWQLVKELKEATGLPAATSFKHVSPAGAAVGLPLSGTLARIYWVEDLGELSPLACAYARARGADRMSSFGDFISLSDVCDADTARLIKREVSDGVIAPGYEPEALEMLKQKKNGNYNVIQIDPDYVPAPLEHKEVFGITFEQGRNELKIDDEFFSDIVTDNKELTEQARIDLAISMITLKYTQSNSVCYVKDGQAIGIGAGQQSRIHCTRLAGTKADNWWLRQSPQLLELPFVDTIRRADRDNAIDLYIGEDYMDVLADDAWPNIFKEKPEVFTAEAKRAWLDKMEDVSLGSDAFFPFGDNIERAHRSGVKYIAQPGGSVRDDNVIATCNKYNMVMSFTGIRLFHH from the coding sequence ATGAAAGAATTAGAGTTAAAATACGGATGCAATCCAAATCAAAAACCGTCCAGGATCTATGCGGCAGACGGTGGCGAGCTGCCGATACAGGTGCTGAACGGAAGACCCGGGTACATCAATTTTATGGATGCGTTCAACGGCTGGCAGCTCGTAAAGGAGCTTAAGGAGGCCACCGGACTCCCGGCGGCCACATCTTTTAAGCACGTCTCTCCGGCAGGCGCGGCAGTTGGCCTTCCGTTAAGCGGTACACTTGCCAGGATCTACTGGGTGGAAGATCTGGGAGAGCTTTCTCCGCTTGCGTGCGCTTACGCAAGGGCGAGGGGAGCCGACCGTATGTCATCCTTCGGCGATTTCATTTCCCTGTCCGATGTGTGTGACGCAGACACGGCCCGGCTCATCAAGAGGGAAGTATCCGACGGCGTGATCGCTCCGGGATATGAACCGGAGGCGCTTGAAATGTTAAAGCAGAAGAAGAACGGTAACTATAATGTCATCCAGATCGATCCGGACTATGTTCCGGCGCCGCTGGAACACAAGGAAGTATTCGGTATCACTTTTGAGCAGGGCAGAAATGAACTGAAGATTGACGACGAATTCTTTTCAGACATCGTGACTGACAATAAAGAGCTGACGGAGCAGGCGAGGATCGATCTGGCGATCTCTATGATAACGCTGAAGTATACACAGTCCAACTCCGTGTGTTATGTAAAAGACGGACAGGCTATCGGAATCGGCGCAGGACAGCAGTCCAGGATACATTGTACAAGACTGGCCGGCACAAAGGCAGATAACTGGTGGCTGAGACAGTCTCCCCAGCTGCTGGAGCTGCCGTTTGTAGATACGATCAGGCGGGCGGACAGAGACAATGCCATCGATTTATATATCGGCGAGGATTACATGGATGTACTTGCAGACGACGCATGGCCGAATATCTTCAAAGAAAAACCGGAAGTATTTACAGCAGAGGCAAAACGCGCATGGCTTGATAAGATGGAAGATGTATCCCTCGGCTCCGACGCGTTCTTCCCGTTTGGAGATAATATTGAGAGAGCCCACAGAAGCGGAGTAAAATATATCGCTCAGCCGGGCGGCTCCGTAAGGGACGACAATGTGATCGCTACATGTAATAAATATAATATGGTTATGTCCTTTACAGGGATAAGACTGTTCCACCATTAA
- a CDS encoding NAD(P)/FAD-dependent oxidoreductase, whose protein sequence is MNQYDVIIIGAGPSGIFCAYELMEKRPGMKVLVIEKGRSIEQRQCPKRKTKVCVGCQPCSITTGFAGAGAFSDGKLSLSPDVGGTLPEILGYEKATSLIHEADRIYLKFGADEKVYGMEDHEAIENIRAKAIRANLKLIECPIRHLGTEEGYKIYTRLQQHLVEQGVEIRFMTMVKNIIVEDGAAKGVVTEDGEEFYAPEIVAGIGREGSEWFSHICREHGIETKNGTVDVGVRVEVRDEIMKELNEKLYEAKLVYYTPTFDDKVRVFCTNPSGEVATEYYDDGLAVVNGHAYKSKDMKTNNTNFALLVSKNFTEPFKSPIEYGKHIAQLGNMLCDGRILLQRYGDFRRGRRTTEERLNRNNIVPTLKDAVPGDLSLVFPHRIMVAIDEMIQALDKVTPGIASDETLLYGVEVKFYSNKVVVNDSFETSIRGLRAMGDGASITRGLQQASANGLHVARSILNS, encoded by the coding sequence ATGAATCAGTATGATGTAATAATTATCGGGGCAGGTCCATCCGGGATATTCTGTGCATATGAACTTATGGAAAAGAGACCCGGCATGAAGGTGCTCGTTATAGAAAAAGGCAGGTCCATCGAACAGAGGCAATGTCCGAAGCGTAAGACAAAAGTATGTGTCGGCTGTCAGCCCTGCTCCATAACAACAGGGTTTGCAGGCGCAGGAGCCTTCTCCGACGGGAAGCTCTCTTTGTCACCTGATGTAGGCGGGACACTTCCGGAGATCCTCGGATATGAGAAAGCGACTTCGCTCATCCACGAGGCTGACCGTATATATTTAAAGTTCGGCGCGGATGAGAAGGTGTACGGCATGGAAGATCATGAGGCGATCGAAAATATCAGGGCCAAGGCCATCCGGGCAAATCTGAAGCTTATCGAATGCCCGATACGCCATCTTGGAACCGAAGAAGGATATAAGATATACACAAGACTCCAGCAGCACCTGGTGGAGCAGGGCGTAGAGATACGCTTTATGACTATGGTGAAAAATATAATTGTAGAGGACGGAGCGGCCAAAGGCGTTGTGACCGAAGACGGAGAAGAATTCTATGCGCCGGAGATCGTGGCGGGTATCGGAAGGGAAGGTTCCGAATGGTTCTCGCACATCTGCAGGGAACACGGGATCGAGACAAAGAACGGCACAGTCGATGTAGGCGTCAGGGTTGAGGTGCGTGACGAGATCATGAAGGAGCTGAATGAAAAGCTGTATGAGGCGAAGCTTGTCTATTATACACCGACATTTGACGATAAAGTCCGTGTGTTCTGCACCAATCCATCCGGGGAGGTTGCGACAGAATACTATGATGACGGCCTGGCCGTTGTGAACGGTCATGCATACAAGTCTAAGGACATGAAGACGAACAACACCAACTTTGCGCTGCTCGTGTCAAAGAATTTTACGGAGCCGTTCAAATCACCGATCGAATACGGCAAGCATATAGCGCAGCTTGGAAACATGCTCTGTGACGGAAGGATCCTGCTGCAGAGATACGGCGATTTCCGGAGGGGAAGAAGGACGACAGAAGAAAGACTGAACCGGAACAACATAGTGCCTACGCTGAAGGACGCGGTGCCGGGAGATCTGTCTCTCGTGTTCCCGCACCGGATCATGGTGGCTATCGACGAGATGATACAGGCGCTTGACAAAGTCACACCGGGAATTGCCTCCGACGAGACCCTTCTCTACGGGGTGGAGGTGAAATTTTATTCCAACAAAGTCGTCGTAAATGACTCCTTTGAGACGAGTATCCGCGGTCTGCGCGCTATGGGCGACGGAGCCTCGATCACGAGGGGACTGCAGCAGGCGTCGGCCAACGGGCTTCACGTGGCGAGAAGCATATTGAACAGCTGA
- the glmM gene encoding phosphoglucosamine mutase, producing MGKYFGTDGFRGEANEKLTVEHAFKVGRFLGWYYGQDHKAKVVIGKDTRRSSYMFEYALVAGLTASGADAYLLHVTTTPSVSYVTRTDNFDCGIMISASHNPFYDNGIKVINGKGHKLEAEVEDKIEKYIDGETGEIPLAKQEKIGRTVDYAAGRNRYIGYLISLATRSFEDMRVGLDCSNGSAFAIAKSVYDALGAKTYVINNEPDGTNINTNCGSTHIEVLQEYVKEKKLDVAFAYDGDADRCIAVDENGSVVDGDLILYICGKYLKENGRLNGDTIVTTIMSNLGLYKACDKAGLKYEKTAVGDKYVYENMVQNNFSLGGEQSGHIIFSKHATTGDGILTSLMVMEVMLEKKMSLSKLAEEVKIYPQLLKNVRVSDKKTAREDPQVVRAVEAVAEALGDDGRILVRESGTEPVIRVMVEAATDELCARYVDQVIDVMGQQGLITG from the coding sequence ATGGGTAAATATTTTGGAACAGACGGATTCCGCGGGGAAGCAAATGAAAAACTGACGGTGGAGCACGCCTTTAAGGTGGGCAGGTTTCTCGGCTGGTATTACGGTCAGGACCATAAGGCAAAGGTTGTCATTGGAAAAGATACGAGAAGAAGCAGCTACATGTTTGAATATGCGCTTGTAGCGGGACTGACTGCGTCGGGAGCGGATGCGTATCTTCTGCATGTTACAACGACTCCAAGTGTATCTTATGTGACGAGGACAGATAATTTTGACTGTGGTATCATGATTTCCGCAAGCCACAACCCGTTCTATGACAACGGAATCAAAGTCATCAACGGGAAGGGCCATAAGCTGGAGGCAGAGGTAGAAGACAAGATCGAGAAATATATTGACGGCGAGACAGGGGAGATCCCGCTTGCCAAGCAGGAGAAGATCGGACGAACGGTCGATTATGCCGCGGGAAGAAACCGCTATATCGGATATCTTATCTCTCTGGCTACCCGCTCTTTTGAAGATATGAGAGTCGGACTTGACTGCTCAAACGGAAGCGCGTTCGCGATAGCCAAAAGTGTTTATGATGCGCTGGGCGCAAAGACTTACGTGATCAACAATGAACCGGACGGGACAAATATCAATACAAACTGCGGCTCTACCCATATCGAAGTGCTTCAGGAATATGTAAAAGAAAAGAAGCTGGATGTGGCTTTTGCCTATGACGGGGACGCAGACAGGTGCATCGCTGTGGATGAAAACGGCAGTGTGGTGGACGGAGACCTCATCCTCTACATATGCGGAAAGTACCTCAAGGAGAACGGACGGCTCAACGGCGACACGATCGTGACGACGATCATGTCCAACCTGGGACTTTACAAAGCATGTGACAAAGCAGGATTAAAATATGAAAAAACAGCGGTAGGCGACAAGTATGTATATGAGAATATGGTACAGAATAACTTTTCTCTCGGCGGAGAACAGTCAGGACATATCATTTTCAGTAAGCATGCCACGACGGGAGATGGTATTCTGACCTCTCTTATGGTGATGGAGGTTATGCTGGAGAAGAAGATGAGTCTGTCCAAACTGGCGGAGGAAGTGAAGATATATCCTCAGCTGCTTAAGAATGTGCGCGTGTCAGACAAGAAGACGGCAAGAGAAGATCCCCAGGTCGTCAGGGCAGTCGAGGCAGTCGCAGAGGCGCTCGGCGACGACGGACGTATTCTCGTGAGAGAAAGCGGTACAGAGCCTGTTATCCGTGTAATGGTAGAGGCGGCGACGGATGAACTGTGCGCGCGATATGTGGATCAGGTCATCGATGTGATGGGACAGCAGGGACTTATCACAGGTTAA
- a CDS encoding YitT family protein, producing the protein MKSKTKSFALLTGSTLIMAVGIYFFKFANNFTFGGITGLAVLVAKSGVISASDFTFIANMILLVIGFIILGRKFAAKTAYCSILLSVCLSLLERVYPLTHPLTDQPVLELAFAIALPSLGSAVLFNIGSSSGGTDIIAMIMRKYTSADIGKALLITDFIITLAGCFVFDIETGLYSFLGLAVRSFMIDGFIESLNLSKYFNVVCNDPTPVCDFINDTLKRSATIVLAQGAFSGEDKYIIFTALNRIEAVKLRNFIKENDPEAFMLISNTSEIIGKGFHSI; encoded by the coding sequence ATGAAATCTAAAACCAAAAGCTTTGCCCTGCTTACGGGCAGTACACTCATCATGGCTGTGGGCATCTACTTCTTCAAGTTTGCCAACAACTTCACCTTTGGCGGTATTACAGGTCTGGCTGTACTCGTTGCCAAATCAGGCGTCATATCTGCCAGTGACTTCACCTTTATCGCCAATATGATATTACTTGTTATCGGATTTATCATCTTAGGCAGAAAATTCGCGGCCAAGACAGCGTACTGCAGTATACTGCTCTCCGTCTGTCTCTCCCTGCTGGAACGTGTCTATCCGCTGACTCATCCGCTGACAGACCAGCCGGTCCTTGAACTGGCATTTGCGATCGCCCTGCCGTCTCTTGGCTCCGCGGTGCTGTTTAATATCGGCTCTTCCAGCGGAGGTACGGATATCATTGCCATGATCATGAGAAAATACACGAGCGCGGATATCGGCAAAGCGCTTCTCATCACTGACTTTATTATTACACTGGCAGGCTGTTTTGTATTCGACATTGAGACAGGACTCTATTCTTTCCTCGGTCTGGCCGTCCGCTCATTTATGATAGACGGATTTATAGAGAGCCTGAATCTGTCCAAATACTTTAATGTCGTCTGCAACGATCCAACACCGGTCTGTGACTTCATCAATGATACGCTGAAGCGCAGCGCAACGATCGTACTGGCCCAGGGCGCATTTTCAGGGGAGGACAAATATATCATCTTCACTGCGCTGAACCGGATAGAGGCAGTCAAGCTAAGGAACTTTATCAAGGAAAATGATCCGGAGGCATTCATGCTCATCTCGAATACAAGCGAGATCATTGGAAAAGGATTCCATTCTATATAG
- a CDS encoding 4-hydroxybutyrate dehydrogenase, whose protein sequence is MKLFQQKSRIQQFDLAEDFVKEYGIGEGDFILASRTIYDKYFGPLDLNACVKYKDDYGKGEPTDSMMEALLRDFRSSGCERIAAIGGGAVIDMAKILVLDGAYSVKDIFEKKAVFKKKYPLIAVPTTCGAGSEVSNVSITEMTELNSKLGLAADELYADDAVLIPQLLSELPYSFWATSAIDAFIHAIESYVSPKANLYTEMFSIKAMEMIIHGFRSVIENGPDRRMELMEEFLTASNLAGIAFGNAGTGAVHAMSYPLSGVYHVTHGEANYQFLIAVFCAYQRFRPEGKLKRLNECLAGMLGCKAGEVYTELKNVLDKIIERKRLREYGMKREEIESFAKSVETSQQRLLNQSYVKFSWEQMAEIYSQLY, encoded by the coding sequence ATGAAACTATTCCAGCAGAAATCCCGCATCCAGCAGTTTGATCTGGCAGAAGACTTTGTGAAGGAGTATGGTATCGGTGAGGGAGATTTTATACTTGCAAGCAGAACGATATACGACAAGTATTTCGGGCCTCTTGACCTGAATGCCTGTGTAAAATATAAGGACGACTACGGAAAAGGTGAACCGACCGATAGTATGATGGAAGCTCTGCTGCGTGATTTCCGGTCTTCCGGATGCGAAAGGATCGCTGCGATCGGCGGAGGAGCAGTCATTGATATGGCGAAGATACTCGTTCTGGATGGCGCATATTCCGTAAAGGATATATTTGAAAAGAAGGCGGTCTTTAAAAAGAAGTATCCTCTTATAGCAGTCCCGACCACGTGCGGCGCAGGGTCAGAAGTCTCCAATGTCTCTATCACGGAGATGACAGAGCTTAACAGTAAACTCGGCCTTGCAGCGGATGAACTGTACGCGGACGATGCGGTGCTTATCCCTCAGCTGCTGAGTGAACTGCCGTATTCCTTCTGGGCCACAAGCGCTATAGACGCGTTTATCCACGCGATAGAATCTTATGTGTCTCCGAAAGCGAATCTGTATACAGAGATGTTCAGCATAAAGGCGATGGAAATGATAATCCACGGTTTCAGGAGTGTGATCGAGAATGGCCCTGACAGACGTATGGAGCTGATGGAAGAATTCCTGACAGCCAGTAATCTGGCCGGCATCGCATTCGGCAACGCGGGAACGGGAGCAGTCCATGCCATGTCCTATCCTCTGAGCGGTGTGTACCACGTGACACACGGAGAGGCGAACTATCAGTTCCTGATCGCGGTCTTTTGCGCCTACCAGAGATTCAGGCCGGAAGGAAAGCTTAAAAGATTAAATGAATGCCTTGCAGGCATGCTTGGCTGCAAGGCAGGAGAAGTGTACACAGAACTTAAAAACGTGCTGGATAAGATCATCGAGAGAAAGCGGCTGCGGGAATACGGCATGAAAAGAGAAGAGATAGAAAGCTTTGCCAAAAGTGTTGAGACGAGCCAGCAGCGACTGCTGAATCAAAGCTACGTAAAATTTTCGTGGGAACAGATGGCAGAAATCTACAGTCAGCTATATTAG
- the eno gene encoding phosphopyruvate hydratase, translating to MYNCLPITDVYAREILDSRGNPTIEVEVLAGEEFIGRAGVPSGASTGQYEAVELRDGGDRYGGLGTEQAVNHVNTIIAPAVIGMNVFAQAELDEALIHMDGTENKKNLGANALLGVSMAAARAAAKALGMPLYAYLGGANAKEMPVPMMNIMNGGKHADNTIDIQEFMIMPSGACCFREGLRICSEIYHTLKKNLKKEGYSTAVGDEGGFAPDLPDAREALRFITDAIRMAGYQPGEEVVIALDVAATELYDRNFKKYVFEGEGRMHGYKVIRSVEELIDYYEDLAEEFPIVSIEDPLDEEDWEGWELLTTRLGLNMQLVGDDLFVTNTKRLKKGIETEVANAILIKVNQIGTLTEAFDAIEMAKSAGYKTIISHRSGETEDSIIADIAVAFNSGQIKTGAPCRSERVAKYNQLLRIEERLGDTAKYENPFKSDN from the coding sequence ATGTATAATTGTCTACCGATCACAGATGTATACGCAAGAGAAATATTAGATTCCAGAGGGAATCCTACAATAGAAGTAGAAGTATTGGCCGGGGAGGAATTCATCGGGCGTGCCGGCGTGCCGTCCGGTGCTTCCACCGGACAGTATGAGGCAGTGGAGCTGCGGGACGGAGGAGACCGTTATGGCGGGCTCGGCACGGAACAGGCGGTAAATCATGTCAATACCATTATCGCCCCTGCGGTAATCGGAATGAATGTCTTTGCGCAGGCGGAGCTTGACGAGGCGCTGATCCATATGGACGGCACGGAGAACAAGAAGAATCTCGGGGCAAATGCACTGCTCGGCGTTTCCATGGCGGCGGCGAGGGCGGCGGCCAAAGCGCTTGGAATGCCGCTCTACGCATATCTCGGAGGCGCCAATGCCAAGGAGATGCCGGTACCTATGATGAATATCATGAACGGCGGCAAGCACGCAGATAATACGATCGATATACAGGAATTTATGATCATGCCGTCCGGGGCATGCTGCTTTCGGGAGGGCCTTAGGATCTGTTCGGAAATATATCACACACTGAAGAAGAACTTAAAGAAAGAAGGTTACAGCACGGCTGTGGGAGATGAAGGCGGTTTTGCCCCTGACCTGCCGGATGCCAGAGAAGCGCTTCGGTTTATCACAGACGCTATCCGCATGGCAGGCTACCAGCCGGGGGAAGAAGTAGTGATCGCGCTGGATGTCGCGGCGACAGAGCTTTATGACCGCAACTTTAAGAAATATGTCTTCGAGGGTGAAGGCAGAATGCACGGCTACAAAGTGATACGTTCCGTGGAGGAGCTGATCGATTATTACGAAGATCTGGCAGAAGAATTTCCGATCGTGTCTATCGAAGATCCGCTCGATGAAGAAGACTGGGAAGGCTGGGAACTGCTCACCACACGGCTTGGACTTAATATGCAGCTTGTGGGGGACGACCTCTTTGTGACGAATACAAAGAGACTGAAAAAGGGCATTGAGACAGAGGTTGCCAATGCCATTCTGATCAAAGTCAACCAGATCGGCACGCTGACGGAAGCGTTTGATGCAATAGAGATGGCCAAAAGCGCAGGATATAAAACGATTATTTCCCACCGGTCAGGCGAGACGGAGGATTCTATTATCGCCGATATCGCAGTCGCGTTTAATTCGGGGCAGATCAAAACCGGAGCGCCCTGCAGGTCAGAGCGTGTGGCCAAATACAACCAGCTGCTCAGAATCGAGGAGAGGCTGGGAGATACGGCTAAATATGAGAATCCCTTTAAGAGCGACAATTAA
- the secG gene encoding preprotein translocase subunit SecG → MEILKTILLIIFAIDCIALAAIVLLQEGKSAGLGTIGGMADTYWGQNKGRSMEGALVKSTKFLAILFIVLAAVLNLKVFA, encoded by the coding sequence GTGGAGATTTTAAAGACAATATTATTGATCATATTTGCAATAGACTGTATCGCACTGGCAGCTATCGTACTGCTGCAGGAAGGAAAGTCCGCCGGACTTGGAACTATCGGTGGTATGGCTGATACTTACTGGGGACAGAACAAGGGCCGGTCCATGGAAGGAGCGCTTGTCAAGTCGACAAAGTTTCTGGCGATCCTGTTCATTGTATTAGCTGCAGTGTTGAATTTAAAAGTATTTGCTTAA
- the rnr gene encoding ribonuclease R → MDKAFEKRKKVIYDLVCDEMYVPMKFKELAMLLQVPKEQRKELKEVLASLEEEGRIHRSRKGKYCKGEAKHLTGIYQAHQRGFGFVTVEGEETDIFVGEEDTNGAFNGDTVEVAITKEPEGKRREGKIIKVVSRGVTRLVGLYQTKRGKSYGFVIPDNQRFVQDIFIPEEKSKGAVDGHKVVAELTFYGEPGRKPEGKIVEIIGHINDPGTDIMSIVKGYDLPVDFPEKVLNQAERVAKPVSEADMEGRKDLRDWQMVTIDGEDAKDLDDAVSVTKEGDDYILGVHIADVTNYVQENSALDREALKRATSVYLVDRVIPMLPHTLSNGICSLNAGEDRLALSCIMKIDSRGAVIDHEIAETVIHVDERMSYTGVKKILSDKDEEERARFREFVPMFELMQELSSVLRKRRQVRGSIDFDFPETKMILDENGKPVDIQPYERNTATKIIEDFMLLANETVAEDYYWQELPFVYRTHEAPDDEKIRTLAAFINNFGYSMHIGPNEIRPKEVQKLLAKVEGSPEEALITRLALRSMKQARYTPDNSGHFGLAAGYYTHFTSPIRRYPDLQIHRIIKDSLRGRMDEEKTKHYKKILPEVTKHASEMERKADEAERETIKLKKVEYMEAHVGEVFDGVISSITKWGMYIELPNTVEGLVHVTNMTDDHYEYYESRYEMVGVHRSKVFKLGQHISVRVIGTDRLMRTIDFEIADEGEMGDGEE, encoded by the coding sequence ATGGATAAAGCATTTGAAAAGAGAAAAAAGGTTATATATGATCTGGTCTGTGATGAGATGTATGTCCCGATGAAGTTCAAGGAGCTCGCCATGCTGCTGCAGGTTCCGAAGGAGCAGAGAAAAGAGCTGAAAGAGGTGCTTGCGTCACTGGAAGAAGAGGGCAGGATCCACCGGTCCAGAAAAGGGAAATACTGCAAGGGGGAAGCGAAGCACCTGACTGGAATTTATCAGGCCCATCAGAGGGGCTTTGGGTTCGTCACCGTAGAAGGAGAAGAGACGGATATCTTTGTGGGTGAAGAGGACACAAACGGCGCATTTAACGGAGACACGGTTGAGGTAGCGATAACGAAGGAACCGGAAGGCAAGAGGCGTGAGGGAAAGATAATAAAAGTCGTTTCCCGGGGCGTTACGAGACTGGTGGGGCTCTATCAGACGAAGCGCGGCAAGAGCTATGGCTTTGTGATACCCGACAACCAGCGGTTTGTCCAGGATATCTTTATACCTGAGGAAAAGTCAAAAGGGGCCGTGGACGGGCATAAAGTAGTGGCGGAACTGACATTTTACGGGGAGCCCGGCCGGAAGCCGGAAGGCAAGATCGTGGAAATAATCGGCCATATCAACGACCCGGGCACAGATATTATGTCCATAGTCAAAGGATACGACCTGCCGGTCGATTTTCCTGAGAAGGTCCTGAACCAGGCAGAGCGTGTGGCAAAGCCGGTCAGCGAAGCGGATATGGAAGGCAGAAAAGATCTCCGTGACTGGCAGATGGTCACGATCGACGGTGAGGACGCCAAGGATCTGGACGACGCGGTTTCTGTCACAAAAGAGGGGGACGATTACATCCTCGGTGTGCATATCGCAGACGTCACGAACTACGTACAGGAGAACAGCGCTCTTGACCGGGAGGCACTGAAGCGGGCGACAAGCGTTTATCTTGTGGACCGTGTCATACCCATGCTGCCGCACACGCTGTCCAACGGTATCTGCTCCCTGAACGCGGGGGAGGACAGGCTGGCTCTGAGCTGTATCATGAAGATCGACAGCAGGGGCGCTGTCATTGACCATGAGATCGCGGAGACAGTGATACACGTAGATGAAAGAATGTCATATACAGGGGTGAAGAAGATCCTTTCAGACAAAGACGAGGAAGAGAGAGCACGTTTCCGGGAGTTCGTTCCAATGTTTGAGCTTATGCAGGAGCTGTCGTCCGTTCTCAGAAAAAGACGTCAGGTGAGAGGTTCCATTGATTTTGATTTTCCGGAGACGAAGATGATACTTGATGAGAATGGGAAGCCGGTCGATATACAGCCTTATGAGCGCAACACGGCCACTAAGATCATTGAGGATTTTATGCTCCTTGCAAATGAGACAGTAGCGGAGGATTATTACTGGCAGGAACTTCCTTTCGTATACCGTACGCATGAGGCGCCGGATGATGAAAAGATACGTACACTGGCAGCTTTTATCAACAATTTCGGATATTCCATGCACATCGGACCGAACGAGATAAGGCCCAAAGAGGTACAAAAGCTTCTTGCAAAAGTGGAGGGCTCCCCGGAGGAAGCGCTCATTACGAGACTTGCGCTGCGCTCTATGAAACAGGCGCGGTACACCCCGGACAACAGCGGGCATTTTGGTCTCGCCGCAGGCTATTACACGCATTTTACCTCCCCGATACGGCGGTATCCTGATCTGCAGATCCACAGGATAATCAAAGACAGTCTCCGGGGACGTATGGATGAAGAGAAAACAAAACACTATAAAAAGATACTGCCGGAGGTGACAAAACACGCCAGCGAGATGGAGCGCAAAGCCGATGAGGCAGAGCGGGAGACGATCAAGCTTAAGAAGGTTGAGTATATGGAAGCTCATGTAGGCGAGGTGTTTGACGGAGTGATCTCCAGTATTACGAAATGGGGAATGTACATCGAACTTCCCAATACAGTCGAAGGCCTTGTCCATGTGACAAACATGACCGACGACCATTATGAGTATTATGAGAGCCGGTACGAGATGGTGGGCGTCCATAGAAGCAAGGTATTTAAGCTTGGGCAGCATATATCTGTCCGCGTCATAGGGACCGACAGACTTATGCGGACGATTGATTTTGAGATTGCAGATGAAGGAGAGATGGGAGATGGCGAAGAGTAA
- the smpB gene encoding SsrA-binding protein SmpB, with product MAKSNGKMIANNKKAYHDYFILDTYETGIALHGTEVKSLRMGKCSIKESFIRIENGEVYIYGMHISPYEKGNIFNKDPLRVRKLLLHKSEINKMLGKTKEKGIAIVPLKVYFKGSLVKVEIGLAKGKKLYDKRQDIAKKDQQREAQRDFKVRNLG from the coding sequence ATGGCGAAGAGTAACGGGAAGATGATAGCCAACAACAAAAAGGCATATCACGATTATTTTATCCTGGATACTTACGAGACCGGCATAGCCCTGCACGGGACGGAAGTAAAGTCGCTGCGCATGGGCAAATGCAGTATAAAAGAATCGTTTATCCGGATAGAGAACGGAGAAGTATACATCTATGGCATGCATATCAGTCCTTATGAGAAGGGAAATATCTTTAATAAAGACCCGCTCAGGGTGAGAAAACTTCTGCTCCACAAGTCGGAGATCAACAAGATGCTCGGCAAGACGAAGGAGAAGGGGATTGCCATAGTTCCCTTGAAGGTGTATTTCAAAGGAAGTCTCGTAAAGGTGGAGATCGGCCTTGCCAAAGGAAAGAAGTTATATGATAAGCGTCAGGATATCGCAAAGAAAGACCAGCAGCGGGAAGCCCAGAGAGATTTTAAGGTGCGCAATCTCGGATAG